From a single bacterium genomic region:
- a CDS encoding peroxiredoxin: MIQVGQQAPDFKAEALDGTEFREITLSQYRGKWVCLYFWPLDFTFVCPTEIKAFSDMTPEFKERGCEVLGGSCDSIYSHLGWTQAKSELADVRHPMFSDYTKSISASLGVLDQERGVSQRATLLIDPHGIVRFVYVTDMNVGRSPEEVLRVLDALQTDELCPCNWKVGEETLHV; the protein is encoded by the coding sequence ATGATCCAAGTCGGACAGCAGGCCCCGGACTTCAAGGCGGAAGCCCTGGATGGAACTGAGTTCAGGGAAATTACCCTGAGCCAGTATCGAGGAAAGTGGGTCTGTCTGTACTTCTGGCCGTTGGATTTCACGTTCGTCTGCCCGACAGAGATCAAGGCCTTCAGCGACATGACTCCGGAATTCAAGGAACGGGGATGCGAGGTGCTGGGGGGCAGTTGCGACAGCATCTATAGCCACCTGGGGTGGACCCAGGCCAAGAGCGAGTTGGCCGATGTGAGACACCCGATGTTCTCGGACTACACGAAGTCGATCAGCGCATCACTGGGCGTTTTGGACCAGGAGAGAGGCGTCTCCCAGCGTGCCACATTGCTGATCGATCCGCACGGGATTGTCCGTTTCGTCTATGTGACCGATATGAATGTTGGCCGGAGCCCCGAGGAAGTCCTGCGCGTGCTGGATGCGCTGCAGACCGACGAACTCTGCCCCTGCAACTGGAAGGTGGGCGAAGAGACGCTCCACGTCTAA
- a CDS encoding carboxymuconolactone decarboxylase family protein encodes MSDELRPWDGAETTEKAQRALERLKEAMKVDELPSGLAGLAGSESGIQDLCQNLKRHLDGGELANPTKLLVATAVAAVIGSPEATRFLGSAAREAGAEPRQVADAIAIGTTCIVFNGYYRFRGFVQDPDFDALRAPFSANAFIRSSLTQLQVEFICIAVSSANNCSTCVKAHVKKGRELGMTVEQIDEAIKAAATAEALDRISNALAAPAG; translated from the coding sequence ATGAGCGACGAGTTGAGACCATGGGATGGGGCCGAAACAACGGAAAAGGCACAGCGGGCGCTGGAACGCTTGAAGGAGGCGATGAAGGTCGATGAGCTGCCCTCGGGATTGGCTGGTCTGGCCGGTTCCGAGTCCGGAATCCAGGACCTCTGCCAGAACCTGAAGCGGCACCTTGATGGCGGTGAACTGGCCAATCCGACGAAGCTGCTGGTGGCGACAGCCGTTGCTGCGGTGATCGGTTCGCCTGAGGCCACGCGCTTTCTGGGCTCTGCGGCTCGCGAGGCCGGTGCAGAACCCCGGCAGGTCGCCGATGCCATCGCCATCGGAACCACTTGCATCGTGTTCAACGGGTATTACCGATTCCGCGGCTTCGTGCAGGATCCCGATTTTGACGCCCTCCGCGCGCCGTTCAGTGCCAATGCCTTCATCAGGTCGTCTCTGACACAGCTTCAGGTGGAATTCATCTGTATCGCGGTGTCGTCCGCGAACAACTGCTCCACTTGCGTCAAGGCACACGTGAAGAAGGGCCGCGAGTTGGGCATGACGGTCGAGCAAATCGACGAAGCCATCAAGGCCGCCGCCACGGCCGAGGCACTTGACCGGATTTCGAATGCCCTGGCTGCTCCTGCCGGCTAA
- a CDS encoding glycosyltransferase family 2 protein encodes MAARRVTKKQSDRASDELRPDSPDLSVVLINWRMGKDLASVLPSIRRQESRISREIIVVNKPSEDGTEELCAEYPEVRLITHEIFGIAEMRNVGIEAARGRYCLMLDADTEILPGCFDALVEFMDRYARLGACGGHTRRPDGSIEYNVKRFYSLATIAVRRSPVGVLWPNNPWNRQHLMLDRDHDRPFLGDWVAGACFCMRREAIEEVGLFDDRYYFGFEDVDWCWRAKRLGWKIAFCPSARIIHKVQQLSRAGFNRFTFAHLKSGILFWLKMKRLDWGLTDDSPRLTTAPGESTS; translated from the coding sequence ATGGCGGCAAGGCGTGTCACGAAGAAACAATCGGATCGAGCATCCGACGAACTCCGTCCGGATTCGCCCGATCTCTCTGTCGTGCTCATCAACTGGCGAATGGGCAAGGACCTCGCCAGTGTTCTGCCGAGCATTCGACGCCAGGAATCCCGCATTTCGCGCGAGATCATCGTCGTCAACAAGCCAAGCGAAGACGGCACCGAAGAGCTCTGCGCTGAGTACCCAGAAGTCCGGCTGATCACTCACGAGATCTTCGGAATCGCGGAGATGCGCAATGTCGGCATCGAGGCTGCCCGCGGCCGCTACTGTCTGATGCTGGACGCCGATACGGAGATTCTCCCGGGCTGCTTCGACGCGCTGGTGGAGTTCATGGATCGGTATGCGCGCCTGGGCGCCTGCGGCGGTCACACACGGCGTCCGGACGGCTCGATCGAGTACAACGTGAAGCGTTTCTACAGCCTGGCAACGATCGCCGTCCGGCGTTCGCCCGTGGGAGTCCTCTGGCCGAATAATCCCTGGAATCGTCAGCACCTGATGCTGGATCGCGATCACGATCGCCCTTTCCTCGGCGATTGGGTGGCTGGGGCGTGTTTCTGCATGCGGCGCGAAGCCATCGAAGAAGTCGGCCTGTTCGACGATCGATACTACTTCGGGTTCGAGGATGTCGACTGGTGCTGGCGGGCAAAGCGTCTGGGTTGGAAGATCGCTTTCTGCCCAAGCGCCCGAATCATTCACAAGGTCCAGCAACTGAGTCGCGCCGGTTTCAATCGATTCACTTTCGCGCACCTGAAGAGCGGCATCCTGTTCTGGCTGAAGATGAAGCGCCTCGACTGGGGCCTGACGGACGACAGTCCGCGCCTGACGACCGCCCCTGGCGAGAGCACATCCTGA
- a CDS encoding GGDEF domain-containing protein: MTDHAKEPEQEFKCDDTESTAINEKSLYRHRTGPETFRPVLICLGGPAKGQRKSLHKPQIVIGRSTSVDWALNDPTASRMHTKIEYENYDKPTEMPCCYIEDLGSRNGTEVNGRQIDARIQLEEHDRLLIGSSLIGFFVRDEGELRHDESLYESATRDVLTGLDNRRQLLAHMKHHLARTGRLGIQLSFLLLDLDHFKEVNDQHGHDVGDEALCHVANILKQGCRESDLVARWGGEEFAICLPDTGNDEALTLAERLRKSVASSELGVGSKTLRFTISIGGASYRKGDDSISIFQRADRMLYKAKNAGRNCVEFNDETVDLKP; the protein is encoded by the coding sequence ATGACGGATCACGCCAAAGAGCCTGAACAAGAGTTCAAGTGTGATGATACCGAGTCGACAGCGATCAATGAGAAGTCGCTGTATCGCCATCGGACCGGTCCGGAAACGTTCCGGCCAGTCTTGATATGTCTCGGCGGCCCCGCAAAGGGGCAGCGCAAGTCCCTCCACAAGCCGCAGATCGTAATCGGACGCAGCACGTCGGTCGATTGGGCTCTAAATGATCCGACGGCCTCGCGCATGCACACCAAGATCGAATACGAGAATTACGATAAGCCGACCGAGATGCCTTGCTGCTACATTGAGGATCTCGGCTCGCGAAACGGCACCGAGGTCAACGGCCGGCAGATCGATGCGCGCATTCAGTTGGAAGAGCATGATCGCCTCTTGATCGGTTCGTCGTTAATCGGATTCTTTGTCCGAGACGAAGGCGAATTGCGCCACGACGAGTCGCTCTATGAATCCGCAACACGCGACGTGCTGACGGGACTCGACAATCGCCGCCAACTTCTGGCCCACATGAAACATCACCTGGCCCGCACGGGGCGTCTGGGCATCCAGTTGTCGTTTCTCCTGCTCGACCTGGATCACTTCAAAGAGGTGAACGACCAGCACGGGCATGACGTCGGCGATGAAGCGCTCTGCCATGTTGCGAACATTTTGAAGCAGGGCTGTCGCGAAAGCGATCTTGTCGCGCGTTGGGGCGGTGAGGAGTTTGCCATCTGCCTGCCCGACACGGGGAACGACGAGGCGCTGACACTTGCGGAGCGACTTCGCAAGTCGGTCGCGAGCAGCGAACTCGGCGTAGGCAGCAAGACGTTGCGATTCACGATCAGTATCGGGGGCGCGTCCTATCGCAAAGGCGACGACAGCATTTCCATTTTCCAACGCGCCGACAGGATGCTCTACAAGGCAAAGAACGCGGGACGAAACTGCGTCGAATTCAACGACGAGACAGTCGATCTGAAACCTTAG
- a CDS encoding PD-(D/E)XK nuclease family protein — MGLRFVAGPPGSGKTEWMLRAVRSEANREPEGPPLILLVPEQASYQTEQALIRTDLSGTVRARVLSFARLAQWVFSMTPGPALPRLGDIHRRVLVTAIIAQMRRENRAGRLLRVRSIDESVAAMLSEMKQFRVSTERLRDLANDVGTINDVLAEKLSELADVAEDYDRRIANRFQDPEQTLMELRRLIEASDELQGARVYVDGFHGFTPIELEVLAGLMKRAEEVNLALSIDLDRFQSVRNGDAPDEESRSFPTEETLEQLLALATDNQVQVCESIALDDAPRFQTDSLQKLQKALKAEPPHPPESDPPEWVRLVVAANGRDECRAAVEQLLEWKRDRAWHWGRMAILTRQLDSYVQPLSEYLHAAGIPFFIDRHEPLQNHPAIQGLLAALEAVLGGWRSGPILEFAKSGLFAFDRDAVSKLDEFVDAYPRRAEMWVSRKEWKPPPARSPFEEPDHVEEPKGIDELDALRREVVAPLQRLLVALSEAKNDAGEYCLAGFVQAACGLLAEAMPEPSETDEPILTEIGEVMQAMVESSADDAFEAEVCLELMRSTLGTLTLPRIPPRMNQVIVGQVDRTRLPEMQGAIVLGLAEGRFPLPGANATLLTDQERDELRTLEGKPVELKASSRRLYMRELFFAQLALTRASHALTLLRPFSDDAGQALMPSPYWSEVERLFPQCPIEHTVPELSPDRVLRAREAAAILCREIFETTDRDSVPPFFGAKEFVDGLPLREREGFLQVLCTAGLRNEARISSEMARQFLGDELRTSVSALESFANCPFQYFLNAMIRPEVAPDATLTRADVGSLAHAALKELTDKLIAESKSFADLEDDAIAAEVAQAFAAPVERMQQTGLYETAGGKAIVELVKRQVTDLVHFIVQAARAMSSRPIGTEVTFGPRGELDALRLEVHLDDGSELPVLLRGQIDRIDVAESGDGDKWLIVVDYKLGSRKQNWAAARDGKSLQLPVYLCALQANAKKLLDGEAAKLGGAVYLGIVQRDDTGRTYRGIVPATANATLWVDPNGMALVGRTPGDPAVKTAHYGDAISDPQFERLLIKAKETIGHHVKAIARGDVQVGPALQGTSTPCGWCPYRPACRLDYSMNSRRLVPNLKRSDAVESWLGPPEGGQP; from the coding sequence ATGGGATTGCGATTCGTCGCCGGCCCGCCGGGAAGCGGCAAGACGGAGTGGATGCTGCGCGCCGTGCGGAGCGAGGCGAACCGCGAACCGGAAGGCCCTCCGCTCATTCTCCTGGTCCCGGAACAGGCTTCCTATCAGACAGAGCAGGCACTGATTCGCACCGATCTGAGCGGCACGGTGCGCGCCCGCGTCCTGTCCTTCGCGCGGCTGGCCCAATGGGTCTTCTCGATGACGCCGGGGCCGGCGTTGCCGCGCTTGGGTGACATTCATCGGCGCGTTCTGGTGACCGCGATCATCGCGCAAATGCGCCGGGAGAATCGAGCAGGCCGTCTGCTGCGTGTCCGCAGTATCGACGAGAGCGTCGCCGCCATGCTCTCCGAGATGAAGCAATTCCGTGTCTCGACGGAGCGCCTGCGCGATCTGGCCAACGATGTGGGCACAATCAACGATGTCCTTGCGGAGAAGTTGTCCGAACTTGCGGACGTAGCCGAGGACTATGATCGCCGTATCGCAAACCGTTTTCAGGATCCGGAACAGACACTGATGGAGTTGCGTCGCCTGATCGAAGCGAGCGATGAGCTTCAGGGCGCGCGCGTCTATGTGGATGGCTTTCACGGATTCACGCCGATTGAATTGGAAGTGCTGGCCGGATTGATGAAGCGCGCGGAAGAGGTGAACCTCGCACTGTCCATCGATCTGGATCGTTTCCAATCGGTACGAAATGGCGACGCGCCGGATGAGGAATCGCGCTCCTTTCCAACGGAAGAAACGCTCGAGCAACTTCTGGCACTGGCGACGGACAACCAGGTGCAAGTGTGCGAATCGATCGCTCTTGATGATGCGCCGCGCTTTCAGACTGACTCGCTGCAGAAACTCCAGAAGGCTCTCAAGGCCGAGCCACCGCATCCGCCGGAAAGCGATCCCCCGGAGTGGGTTCGTCTCGTGGTCGCGGCGAATGGACGCGATGAATGCCGTGCGGCGGTTGAGCAATTGCTCGAGTGGAAACGCGATCGCGCCTGGCATTGGGGACGAATGGCGATCCTGACTCGCCAGTTGGATTCATACGTTCAGCCATTGTCGGAATACCTGCACGCGGCGGGGATCCCATTCTTCATCGATCGCCACGAACCCCTGCAGAACCACCCCGCCATCCAGGGATTACTTGCTGCACTGGAGGCGGTTCTCGGCGGCTGGCGAAGCGGACCGATTCTCGAGTTTGCCAAGTCGGGGCTTTTTGCATTCGACCGCGACGCGGTGTCGAAGCTCGACGAATTCGTCGATGCCTATCCGCGCCGAGCCGAAATGTGGGTAAGTCGCAAGGAATGGAAGCCCCCCCCCGCGCGATCTCCCTTCGAAGAGCCGGATCACGTGGAGGAGCCGAAAGGCATCGATGAGTTGGATGCCCTTCGCCGCGAGGTCGTTGCGCCATTGCAGCGGCTGCTGGTTGCGCTTTCGGAGGCGAAAAACGATGCGGGCGAGTATTGTCTCGCGGGTTTCGTGCAGGCCGCGTGCGGTCTCCTGGCAGAGGCAATGCCGGAGCCATCGGAGACCGACGAACCGATCCTGACGGAAATCGGTGAAGTGATGCAGGCCATGGTGGAATCGTCGGCCGATGACGCGTTCGAGGCGGAAGTTTGCCTCGAGTTGATGCGCTCGACGTTGGGCACGCTGACGCTGCCACGAATCCCACCGCGTATGAACCAGGTAATCGTCGGACAGGTGGATCGCACGCGCTTACCCGAAATGCAGGGCGCGATTGTGTTGGGCCTGGCGGAAGGGCGTTTCCCGCTTCCGGGGGCGAACGCGACGCTGCTGACCGATCAGGAGCGCGATGAGTTGCGCACGTTGGAAGGCAAACCTGTCGAGCTCAAAGCATCCAGCCGTCGGCTGTACATGCGCGAGTTGTTCTTTGCGCAACTCGCCCTGACGCGAGCCAGCCATGCGCTGACACTGCTGCGCCCATTCTCGGACGATGCGGGGCAGGCCCTGATGCCTTCACCCTACTGGAGTGAAGTTGAGCGTCTCTTCCCTCAATGTCCCATCGAACACACGGTCCCTGAACTCTCGCCGGATCGCGTGCTGCGAGCGCGGGAGGCCGCGGCGATTCTGTGTCGTGAGATCTTCGAGACGACCGACCGTGACTCCGTCCCCCCTTTTTTCGGCGCCAAAGAGTTCGTCGATGGACTGCCATTGCGAGAACGCGAGGGCTTCCTCCAGGTCCTCTGCACTGCCGGCTTGCGAAATGAAGCGCGAATTTCGTCGGAGATGGCACGCCAGTTCCTTGGCGATGAGTTGCGAACCAGCGTCTCTGCCCTCGAGAGCTTCGCGAACTGCCCGTTCCAGTATTTCCTGAATGCGATGATCCGTCCCGAGGTGGCTCCGGATGCAACGCTGACCCGGGCCGACGTCGGTAGCCTCGCCCACGCCGCGTTGAAGGAACTGACAGACAAGCTGATCGCGGAGTCGAAGAGCTTTGCCGATCTCGAAGACGATGCGATTGCCGCCGAGGTCGCGCAGGCATTTGCCGCGCCCGTCGAACGCATGCAGCAAACCGGTTTGTACGAAACAGCGGGGGGCAAAGCGATCGTCGAACTCGTGAAGCGCCAGGTCACGGACCTTGTGCATTTCATCGTGCAGGCTGCCCGGGCGATGAGCTCGCGGCCAATCGGGACGGAAGTCACTTTCGGCCCGCGCGGCGAGTTGGACGCGTTGCGCCTGGAGGTTCACCTCGATGACGGTTCGGAACTTCCGGTTCTACTGCGCGGACAGATCGATCGCATCGATGTGGCCGAAAGTGGGGACGGAGACAAGTGGCTGATTGTCGTGGACTACAAGCTTGGAAGCAGGAAACAGAACTGGGCGGCCGCCCGAGATGGCAAGAGCCTTCAGTTGCCGGTGTACCTGTGTGCGCTGCAGGCGAATGCGAAGAAGTTGCTTGATGGCGAGGCGGCGAAACTCGGTGGCGCGGTCTACCTGGGAATCGTGCAACGCGACGACACGGGGCGCACGTACCGCGGAATCGTTCCCGCAACGGCCAATGCAACGCTTTGGGTCGACCCGAACGGGATGGCACTTGTTGGTCGGACTCCCGGCGATCCGGCCGTCAAGACGGCGCACTACGGCGATGCGATCAGCGATCCGCAGTTCGAGCGCCTGCTGATCAAGGCGAAAGAGACTATCGGCCATCACGTGAAGGCGATCGCGCGAGGCGATGTGCAAGTGGGGCCCGCTTTGCAGGGAACCTCAACGCCTTGCGGATGGTGTCCTTATCGGCCCGCCTGCCGACTCGACTACTCGATGAACTCGCGGCGACTTGTCCCGAACTTGAAGCGCTCGGATGCCGTCGAATCGTGGCTTGGCCCACCTGAAGGAGGGCAGCCGTGA
- the addA gene encoding helicase-exonuclease AddAB subunit AddA, translating into MSEIKWTAAQQSALDVRGQNVLVNAGAGAGKTATLVERVLRLLKDPENSVSIENMLIVTFTRAAASEMKERLGKKLRDEIARLRWEGADHKTIRHLQNQLTILPRAPISTLHSFCLALLHESSAEIDLAPDFDVMAEEEAILLREEVIDEALADVLDDPEEGPVLFQILEQLSPADGLEMIGKTTGSIISFLEALTDPHAFVFERVLPFYEEAANDTIPFEDSEAGKRISKWVLEPLRTIVSAMSSLRRAAGLDSLSANWAKKYWQAIADLESQLATLMTNIDPAQPLPDFKQMLKLPRRSGLTKNASAGDAVLHAASASLKETVEEAKKALEMLEPDVSMNDMRAQVASTMPFVRLMLDRLGLRLIDELLARHKEQRRLTYGHLERLALQLLSSKDDAPTAAAKRMQERFEYVLVDEFQDVNELQATLLKCVSRPASEAEQGNQFVVGDVKQSIYGFRQADPTQFQSLYDRYRDYAPDVLASPGARIDLQENFRSAPALLRELNRFFESLFCPRIGSVLYDHRHTFVPGRAESGSQATRLEVHLLEQTAADHDDEAEETAATDELLLYDSYEKEAHYVAQTILSLDVPRRDIAILLRSSSGYATKLVEAFKLHGIEYFTQESIGFLTQQEVVDVLSLLHVIDNPYRDVQLIGCLRGPAGEWTEDELAMLRLHDRKGRLFDNLKAIAADSEHPLQSRSADFLVRLRTWQSAARRESMGDFFARLYDELDLRERLATLPNGDQRRLNLQYLQDRAVQFDSFRRTGLGRFLEFIEDLIQRGEDLGQPSAAPPESDVVRIMTIHKSKGLEFPVVIVPFIGKRLNFQDARADVVWDREAGFAVRYLPERRYGESRRSIAREFLVDAMLDRARSEELRLLYVAMTRAKERLFLIGSAKNVWSKIQGHLPLPAVTQPDGEGDTAAANSVMDWTLQALRGREEFQAIDRDNPIGPTGGDGLHVRIVDVPMAAVPSSGEVAGSRESDQLDGLKAATPMLLTMIERLRGIQMRATDGAVRAKLSVTEAKRAYEAIHYEDNPPARRPGSDAEPPPPPVPPDWLPPFMSGTAPAAGRRAGTLTHRLCALLDLVAVRDGRAVADELARLTEAGYFSPEEAAILRTDEVQLFFEEPIGQRILACAERVRHEAPFTIGVPAGDLHDGFEAADEPMIFQGIVDLYFEDAEGRLVLLDFKTDWCGKHGEKLPELERAYTPQLVLYQVGLERALRRPVDEAWIYFLRAGQACRMPSPGAEKDWLEYLRAGACLPTE; encoded by the coding sequence GTGAGCGAGATCAAATGGACAGCGGCGCAGCAGAGCGCCCTCGACGTGCGCGGCCAGAATGTGCTCGTAAATGCAGGTGCCGGAGCCGGCAAGACGGCAACGCTGGTCGAGCGCGTCCTTCGCTTGCTGAAAGATCCGGAGAATTCTGTCTCGATCGAGAACATGCTGATCGTGACGTTCACGCGCGCAGCCGCCAGCGAAATGAAGGAGCGTCTGGGCAAGAAACTGCGTGACGAAATCGCACGACTCCGCTGGGAGGGCGCGGATCACAAGACGATCCGCCATCTGCAGAATCAACTCACGATACTGCCCCGCGCGCCGATTTCAACGCTTCACAGTTTCTGCCTCGCACTACTGCACGAGAGCTCTGCCGAGATTGATCTCGCCCCGGACTTCGACGTCATGGCGGAAGAGGAAGCGATTCTCCTACGCGAAGAGGTCATAGACGAGGCGCTCGCGGACGTGCTCGACGATCCGGAAGAGGGACCTGTTCTGTTTCAGATTCTGGAACAGCTCTCCCCCGCCGATGGGCTGGAAATGATCGGCAAAACGACTGGCTCGATCATCAGTTTCCTCGAGGCCCTCACCGATCCTCACGCCTTCGTGTTCGAGCGGGTTCTGCCCTTCTACGAGGAGGCGGCAAACGACACGATTCCGTTTGAGGATTCCGAAGCTGGGAAGCGCATTTCCAAGTGGGTGCTCGAACCGCTGCGCACCATTGTGTCTGCAATGTCCTCCCTGCGAAGAGCAGCGGGGCTGGATTCCCTCTCTGCAAACTGGGCGAAGAAGTATTGGCAGGCGATCGCCGATCTGGAGAGTCAACTCGCCACTCTGATGACCAATATCGATCCCGCGCAGCCGCTTCCGGACTTCAAGCAGATGCTGAAGCTGCCGCGGCGCAGTGGTCTGACGAAGAATGCTTCTGCGGGCGATGCGGTCCTGCACGCGGCAAGCGCGTCGCTGAAGGAAACCGTTGAGGAGGCGAAGAAGGCGCTCGAAATGCTCGAGCCGGATGTCTCCATGAATGACATGCGGGCGCAGGTCGCTTCCACGATGCCTTTCGTCCGTCTGATGCTCGATCGCCTGGGGCTCAGGCTGATTGATGAGTTGCTGGCGCGCCACAAGGAGCAGCGCCGTTTGACTTACGGGCACTTGGAGCGCCTCGCCCTGCAACTCTTGTCATCAAAGGACGACGCACCGACTGCCGCCGCCAAGCGCATGCAGGAGAGATTTGAGTACGTACTTGTGGACGAGTTTCAGGACGTGAACGAGCTGCAGGCGACGCTGCTGAAATGCGTGTCGCGCCCGGCCTCGGAAGCGGAGCAAGGGAACCAGTTCGTTGTGGGTGATGTGAAGCAATCGATCTACGGTTTCCGGCAAGCCGATCCGACGCAGTTCCAGAGTCTGTATGATCGCTATCGGGATTATGCGCCTGATGTTTTGGCATCGCCTGGTGCGCGAATCGATTTGCAGGAGAATTTCCGTTCCGCCCCGGCGCTGCTTCGCGAGCTGAATCGCTTCTTCGAATCGCTCTTCTGCCCTCGCATCGGAAGCGTTCTCTATGATCATCGCCATACGTTCGTGCCCGGCCGCGCGGAGTCGGGGTCGCAGGCGACACGGCTCGAGGTGCACCTCCTCGAACAGACGGCTGCAGATCATGATGACGAGGCGGAAGAGACGGCAGCGACCGACGAACTGCTGCTCTACGATTCCTACGAGAAAGAAGCGCACTACGTTGCGCAAACAATTCTGTCGTTGGATGTGCCGCGACGCGACATCGCGATTCTGCTGCGATCGTCGTCGGGCTATGCGACAAAGCTGGTCGAGGCGTTCAAACTGCACGGCATCGAGTACTTCACGCAGGAGTCCATCGGCTTCCTGACACAACAGGAAGTCGTCGATGTGCTCTCGTTGCTGCATGTCATCGACAATCCTTATCGCGACGTACAGTTGATCGGCTGCCTCCGCGGGCCGGCGGGTGAATGGACCGAAGACGAGTTGGCGATGCTGCGCCTGCACGATCGCAAGGGGCGCCTGTTCGATAATCTGAAAGCCATCGCCGCAGATTCCGAGCATCCTCTGCAGTCCAGATCGGCCGACTTCCTTGTGCGATTGCGAACGTGGCAGAGCGCCGCGCGGCGCGAAAGCATGGGCGACTTCTTCGCGCGGCTATACGATGAGCTGGATCTTCGGGAACGTCTCGCAACATTGCCGAACGGCGATCAGAGGCGTCTGAATCTGCAGTATCTCCAGGATCGCGCCGTGCAGTTCGATTCATTCCGGCGCACGGGACTCGGCCGATTCCTGGAGTTCATCGAAGATCTGATCCAGCGCGGCGAAGACTTGGGCCAGCCATCGGCGGCCCCGCCCGAATCCGATGTCGTCCGCATCATGACGATCCACAAGAGCAAGGGACTCGAGTTCCCCGTCGTCATCGTGCCGTTCATCGGCAAGCGCTTGAACTTCCAGGACGCCCGCGCCGATGTCGTGTGGGATCGCGAAGCGGGTTTCGCGGTGCGGTATTTGCCCGAACGCCGCTATGGAGAGTCGCGACGTTCGATCGCGCGAGAATTTCTCGTCGATGCGATGCTCGATCGGGCGCGCTCGGAGGAATTGCGGCTTCTCTACGTTGCCATGACCCGCGCGAAGGAGCGCCTCTTCCTGATCGGCTCGGCAAAGAACGTGTGGAGCAAGATCCAAGGGCATCTTCCACTCCCCGCAGTCACGCAACCGGATGGCGAGGGCGATACGGCGGCTGCGAACTCGGTGATGGATTGGACGCTGCAGGCACTGCGCGGGCGCGAGGAGTTCCAGGCAATCGATCGCGACAATCCGATCGGTCCGACCGGCGGCGACGGATTGCATGTGCGCATCGTGGATGTTCCGATGGCTGCGGTGCCCTCCTCCGGCGAAGTCGCTGGAAGCCGCGAGAGCGATCAACTGGATGGCTTGAAGGCCGCCACCCCGATGCTTCTGACGATGATCGAGCGCCTTCGCGGAATCCAGATGCGCGCCACGGATGGGGCTGTGCGCGCGAAGCTCTCCGTCACCGAGGCCAAGCGTGCGTACGAGGCGATTCACTACGAGGACAACCCGCCTGCGCGGCGCCCCGGCTCCGATGCAGAGCCTCCTCCCCCGCCGGTGCCCCCGGATTGGCTGCCGCCATTCATGAGCGGCACGGCCCCCGCGGCCGGAAGACGCGCCGGGACGCTGACGCATCGGCTCTGCGCCCTGCTGGACCTGGTCGCAGTGCGGGATGGGCGCGCCGTGGCCGACGAACTCGCTCGCCTGACGGAAGCCGGCTACTTCTCCCCCGAGGAGGCAGCAATTCTCCGAACCGACGAGGTGCAGTTGTTCTTTGAAGAGCCAATTGGGCAACGCATCCTGGCCTGCGCCGAACGCGTCCGCCACGAGGCCCCCTTTACGATCGGTGTTCCGGCCGGCGATCTCCACGACGGATTCGAGGCTGCGGACGAGCCGATGATCTTCCAGGGCATTGTCGATTTGTACTTCGAGGATGCCGAGGGTCGATTAGTGCTCCTCGATTTCAAGACGGACTGGTGCGGCAAGCACGGCGAGAAGCTCCCCGAACTCGAACGAGCCTATACGCCGCAATTGGTGCTCTACCAGGTCGGGCTGGAGCGGGCTCTTCGGCGGCCGGTGGATGAGGCGTGGATCTACTTCCTGCGCGCGGGCCAGGCATGCCGAATGCCGTCGCCGGGAGCCGAAAAAGACTGGCTGGAATACCTTCGCGCCGGCGCCTGCCTACCGACAGAGTAA